Proteins encoded in a region of the Macrobrachium nipponense isolate FS-2020 chromosome 39, ASM1510439v2, whole genome shotgun sequence genome:
- the LOC135210225 gene encoding protein DDI1 homolog 2-like isoform X2 — protein sequence MIVVFNARPLTDNKKSLRDYGVKDGELVLVIRGDVLLQRAAEHLQQQQQRRQQNQETPMEINQIDFSSIRLPSGTAQPVSDNSSAVGHGTNSQGSGQDDPAVIRDMLLANPEQLALLRAQQP from the exons ATGATTGTTGTTTTCAATGCCCGGCCACTTACTGACAATAAGAAGTCCTTAAGAGATTATGGGGTAAAGGATGGCGAACTGGTGTTGGTCATCCGAGGAGATGTACTGTTACAGAGGGCTGCAGAACATCTCCAGCAGCAGCAACAAAGAAGACAACAAAACCAAGAAACACCTATGG AAATTAACCAGATTGACTTCAGTTCCATACGCTTGCCTTCTGGTACAGCCCAACCTGTGTCCGACAACTCATCAGCTGTAGGTCATGGCACCAATAGCCAAG GCAGTGGACAAGACGATCCTGCTGTTATCCGAGACATGCTTCTTGCCAACCCAGAACAGCTAGCTCTCTTGAGGGCACAACAACCCTAG
- the LOC135210225 gene encoding protein DDI1 homolog 2-like isoform X1, with amino-acid sequence MIVVFNARPLTDNKKSLRDYGVKDGELVLVIRGDVLLQRAAEHLQQQQQRRQQNQETPMEINQIDFSSIRLPSGTAQPVSDNSSAVGHGTNSQGQDGEEQDVGGSDFQDGDLGLGSAGSGQDDPAVIRDMLLANPEQLALLRAQQP; translated from the exons ATGATTGTTGTTTTCAATGCCCGGCCACTTACTGACAATAAGAAGTCCTTAAGAGATTATGGGGTAAAGGATGGCGAACTGGTGTTGGTCATCCGAGGAGATGTACTGTTACAGAGGGCTGCAGAACATCTCCAGCAGCAGCAACAAAGAAGACAACAAAACCAAGAAACACCTATGG AAATTAACCAGATTGACTTCAGTTCCATACGCTTGCCTTCTGGTACAGCCCAACCTGTGTCCGACAACTCATCAGCTGTAGGTCATGGCACCAATAGCCAAGGTCAGGATGGTGAGGAGCAAGACGTGGGTGGTAGTGACTTTCAAGATGGGGATTTGGGCCTGGGCAGTGCAG GCAGTGGACAAGACGATCCTGCTGTTATCCGAGACATGCTTCTTGCCAACCCAGAACAGCTAGCTCTCTTGAGGGCACAACAACCCTAG